A genomic region of Plasmodium falciparum 3D7 genome assembly, chromosome: 11 contains the following coding sequences:
- a CDS encoding casein kinase II beta chain, with protein MENSDSNKDLQDSKSDKSTSWVKWFNNRALSNFLVEVDNEYITDSFNLYGLKTEIPNFNHLLSIIAGDAPEDDDDSKNSFSKDCICLYSLIHARFITTPKGLSLMKDKYIKGDFGTCPRVSCAQHNVLPIGLFDQMKIAKVHVYCPLCQEIYKIHEDEKVYLDGSFFGTSFPHILLQTYPYYATLKTPPYCSSKIFGFNVYHNFTRTEYKLAKGEFGIITRENFLKKNPKYFKKLRKEELQISET; from the coding sequence atggAAAATAGTGATTCGAATAAAGACCTTCAAGATTCCAAATCAGATAAAAGTACATCATGGGTAAAATGGTTTAATAATAGAGCATTAAGTAATTTTTTAGTAGAAGTagataatgaatatattacagattcatttaatttatatggaTTAAAAACGGAGATCCCTAATTTTAATCATCTCTTATCAATAATAGCTGGGGATGCACCTGAAGATGATGACGATTCAAAAAATAGCTTTTCAAAAGAttgtatatgtttatattcattaatacATGCAAGATTTATAACAACACCAAAAGGTTTATCATTAAtgaaagataaatatattaaaggtGATTTTGGTACTTGTCCAAGAGTAAGTTGTGCTCAACATAATGTATTACCCATTGGTTTGTTTGATCAGATGAAAATTGCCAAAGTTCATGTATATTGCCCTCTATGTCaagaaatttataaaatacatgAAGATGAAAAAGTTTATTTAGATGGATCCTTTTTTGGAACATCTTTCCCTCATATTCTTTTACAAACCTATCCATATTATGCTACATTAAAAACTCCACCCTATTGTTCTTCTAAAATTTTTGGATTTAAtgtttatcataattttacAAGAACCGAATATAAATTAGCTAAAGGGGAATTTGGAATCATAACCAGAGAAaattttcttaaaaaaaatccaAAGTATTTTAAAAAGCTTAGAAAGGAAGAACTACAAATTTCTGAAACGTAA
- a CDS encoding actin-like protein, putative, with product MFQNIQTIILDINDGEMKTGYSGECTPRYNSNLILGLPLGHNATLKHTIFPLLPNVKRDNVELLYGIKYIYDENNNSRYDINFDVMEKLFEGISGSKALDDNFQDHPILLTEPNKTDRKYREKFTELMFESYNVYQLFLSRRSVLSCYGCARTSGLVLHVEKNCTNLCGIQEGYVFQKHIEEAPIGGDLIDRIYLSYLENIKNLKIYPYFSIEKNTNNLDNKNYDIKILKCPLVTKSYYLWGSLYVVNQMKENIINDSQNITEKNKNKNNNNNNSDLYEHKNVYKLPDGQIIDDNTTESLKLIFPYIFFRKKYNQNNINKLCTNTEIFQNFDFNEFYNSLKNLKLPILHKYNYKINTTNSIIEKIPDNSLDKTTNICYSDQIDSFFEIFDGLQDFIKKGILSFISSNINIDDVLNFLIITGESTMLHNFVGLLKSYLPFIDTIKEKSTKLIYSKGPDRKCNCFIGASILSSLGTFPQFCMTKSEYEEYGVRNIVDKKCA from the coding sequence atgtttcaaAACATACAAACTATAATATTAGATATAAACGATGGTGAAATGAAAACAGGTTATTCAGGCGAATGTACGCCAAGATATAATTCTAATTTAATTTTAGGATTACCATTAGGCCATAATGCTACATTGAAACATACTATATTTCCATTATTACCAAATGTTAAAAGAGATAATgtagaattattatatggaataaaatatatatatgacgaaaataataatagtagatATGATATCAATTTTGATGTAATGGAAAAATTGTTTGAGGGTATTTCAGGTAGTAAAGCATTAGACGATAATTTCCAAGATCATCCTATTTTATTAACAGAACCTAATAAAACAGATAGAAAATATCGAGAGAAATTTACAGAACTTATGTTCGAATCATATAATGTGTatcaattatttttatctagaAGAAGTGTTTTGTCTTGTTATGGATGTGCTAGAACATCAGGATTAGTATTACACGTAGAAAAAAATTGTACTAATTTATGTGGTATTCAAGAAGGTTATGTCTTTCAAAAACATATAGAAGAAGCACCTATTGGTGGAGATTTAATAgatagaatatatttatcatacttagaaaatattaaaaatttaaaaatatatccttatttctctattgaaaaaaatacaaataatttagataataaaaattatgatataaaaatattaaaatgccCTTTAGTTACAAaatcttattatttatggGGATCACTCTATGTTGTTAATcaaatgaaagaaaatataataaatgattctCAAAACATAAccgaaaaaaataaaaataaaaataataataataataattctgaTCTATACGAAcacaaaaatgtatataagtTACCAGATGGTCAAATAATTGATGATAATACAACAGAATCATTAAAACTTATTTTCccttatatattctttagaaaaaaatataatcaaaacaatataaataaattatgtacAAATACAgaaatatttcaaaattttgattttaatgaattttataattccttaaaaaatttaaaattaccaatattacataaatataattataaaatcaaTACAACTAATTCtattatagaaaaaatacCAGATAATTCATTAGACAAAACAACCAATATATGTTATTCTGATCAAATAGATAgcttttttgaaatatttgaCGGATTACaagattttattaaaaagggaattttatcattcatatcatctaatataaatattgacGATGTTCTTaactttttaattataactGGAGAATCAACCATGCTCCATAATTTTGTAGGATTATTAAAATCCTACTTACCCTTTATAGATaccataaaagaaaaaagtacTAAGCTAATTTATAGCAAAGGACCTGATAGAAAATGTAACTGCTTTATTGGTGCCTCCATTTTATCATCTCTTGGTACATTCCCCCAATTCTGTATGACCAAAAGTGAGTATGAAGAATATGGAGTTAGAAATATTGTGGACAAAAAGTGTGCCTAA